The Lepeophtheirus salmonis chromosome 1, UVic_Lsal_1.4, whole genome shotgun sequence genome has a segment encoding these proteins:
- the LOC121119503 gene encoding uncharacterized protein — MGSTERLHIRWNDFESNIKLGLSELRQEKEFFDVTLACGSKQIKAHKVILSACSPFFRSIIKSVPHEHPLLYLRGVQFHHLESLLAFIYNGEVNVTQEELDSFLAVAEEFKIKGLAHNEAFISSQSVPESHPPPNKRPRNEDQGISPEPSITGLRISAYSLKTHSSLVISKETSPNPSKFPPQKEQDIPIGDDDDEIEDVTIVKEEDKYVFESSNEEVGLDHQSQELENELHDVKYIEDHIDIESESEELCCDTLRDSENTSHPDLNKGGFEKQVFFKLPKLEERVQAIPGSIQGFGSKVGKNKIGEEEFNKPFSKLANTEEEFDSFGRQLVASDYKMRKEIEFQQPPQQSKKRRHISATCAVASCPSPADTSYHNFPKDSALLRNWVKACKRKDKFNPKKSRICSNHFSQDCYERDLRNELLGLPLRRLLKKGSVPSVNLYNSSISSLTIPSKRTKRSWRREIHQTIQPFLAVEHQDSSERIPQIVEIL, encoded by the exons ATGGGGTCAACAGAGCGTTTACACATTCGATGGAATGACTTCGAGTCCAACATCAAATTGGGACTATCAGAACTTCGACAGGAGAAGGAGTTCTTCGACGTCACTTTGGCCTGTGGTTCCAAGCAGATTAAAGCCCATAAAGTAATACTCAGCGCCTGCTCTCCTTTTTTTAGATCCATCATCAAGTCCGTGCCTCACGAGCACCCTTTGCTCTATTTGCGGGGCGTCCAGTTCCATCATTTGGAATCTCTCCTTGCGTTCATTTATAATGGAGAAGTGAATGTGACTCAGGAAGAACTCGACAGCTTCTTGGCCGTGGCCGAAGAATTCAAAATCAAAGGACTTGCTCATAATGAGGCATTCATATCATCACAGAGTGTTCCGGAGTCTCATCCACCTCCTAATAAACGACCTCGCAACGAAGATCAAGGAATTTCTCCAGAGCCAAGTATCACAGGACTCCGCATCTCCGCTTATTCCTTAAAAACTCACTCTTCCCTTGTCATTTCCAAAGAAACTTCTCCGAATCCATCCAAATTCCCTCCTCAGAAAGAGCAGGACATCCCCATTGGAGATGACGATGATGAGATTGAAGATGTGACTATAGTCAAGGAAGaagataaatatgtttttgagaGTAGCAATGAGGAAGTCGGTTTAGATCATCAGTCCCAAGAGTTAGAAAATGAACTACATGATGTTAAATATATTGAGGATCATATAGATATTGAATCTGAATCTGAAGAGCTTTGCTGTGATACTTTGAGAGACTCTGAGAACACATCACATCCTGACCTAAATAAAG gaGGTTTTGAAAAGCAAGTATTCTTTAAGCTGCCGAAGTTAGAGGAGAGGGTGCAAGCCATACCGGGATCAATTCAAGGCTTTGGTTCGAAAGTGGGAAAGAATAAAATTGGCGAGGAGGAGTTTAATAAACCTTTCTCGAAACTAGCCAATACAGAGGAGGAATTTGACTCTTTTGGAAGGCAACTTGTCGCATCAGATTACAAGATGAGAAAG GAAATCGAATTTCAACAACCACCACAACAGTCGAAGAAACGACGTCATATTAGTGCTACGTGTGCCGTGGCCTCTTGTCCATCACCAGCTGATACATCCTATCACAATTTTCCAAAGGATTCTGCATTGCTTCGAAATTGGGTGAAGGCCTGCAAAAGAAAAGACAAGTTCAATCCAAAAAAATCTCGCATCTGCAGTAACCATTTCAGCCAAGACTGTTATGAAAGAGATCTCCGTAATGAGTTACTTGGACTACCATTACGAAGGTTGCTCAAGAAAGGATCTGTTCCATCTGTAAATTTATACAACTCCAGCATTTCAAGCTTAACTATACCTTCTAAGCGAACAAAAAGGTCTTGGAGAAGGGAGATCCACCAAACTATTCAACCTTTTTTGGCAGTGGAGCATCAGGATTCGAGTGAAAGGATCCCTCAAATTGTAGAAATTCTTTAA